The Methylocystis sp. ATCC 49242 region TTTTGCCTGTTCGGGCCGCGGAAACGGCCCGGTCCGCGGCGGGGGCGCTCGTCCTCGTCCGCCGCGTCTTCTTCTTCACCGGCCGCCTGCTGGAGCTTGCCGGCGCGCAGCGACTCGCGGATCAGCGCCTCGGTCAGCATCAGCTTGCCCTCGTCGAGATCGGCGAGCGGCAGGACAACGGTTTTCTCTTCGTCGGAACGCGCGTCGAGGCGCTCCAGAGTCAGTTTCGCGTTGCGGCCTTCGCCTTCGACCGCCTGAATAACGCCGCGAAAGCGCTTGCGGCCCGATTCGACCGGATGGGTCAGCTCTATCCGCGCCTCATGCCCGACGGCGCGGGCGAAATCTGAGACGCGCACCAGCGGCCGATCGACCCCCGGCGACGAGATTTCGAGGCGATATTCATTGGCGATGACGTCGGCGACATCGAGTTCCGGCGACAACGCCTGGCTCGCCGCCTCGCAATCGTCGATGGTCATGGTTCCGTCGGGCCGCTCCGCCATGATCTGAAGGGTCTGGCCGTTCTGCTGCAAGAGCCGCACGCGAACGAGACGGAAGCCGAGCTGCGCCAGCACCGGCTCGGCGAGATGCGCCACGCGCGCGGCGACGCCCGTCTCGGAGACGAGACGCGGCTCGTCCAGCGGGGCGTCGATGTTTGCGGCGTCGTTCTGCGTCAAGCCCTGGTCCTGCGCTTTCGGGTCCGCCAAACAAAAAAGAGCGGGTCCCCGAGGGGCCCACTCTCAATCGGCGATCACCCGAGAATGATCGTTTATGAGATGGAATTTGGGGCCTTATACACCTGAAGGGCGACGGAACGCAAGGAAAACCGCCGAGCCGCCGAGCGCCTCACCTTACGTCGATTTCCGTCTCGACGATATGCCGCAGCGGCGTGCCATCGGCCTGCAGCGTCATGCGCAATTTCAGCTTGCCGCCGGGTATGTCGTGTTCACGCACCACGCGCTCGATTTCCCGCTGCGAGGTGACGCCGACTTCCTTGAGAAACTTGCGCACGGCCATGTTGAAAAAATCTTCGTCCATGCCGCATCTCCGGCGTTACGAAACCTCTCGGTAACTATCGCCCGTCGGAACCACTTCAATCCGCGTGGCGCAAAAGAGCGGCGGCGTCCCGTTCTTCGAAGGTCGCCTTCGCATCGACGCATTGCGCCGCAACCGCGAAATGAAACAATCCCCGCCGCCAATGCGCGGCGCTCCAATTTTGCGCCGAGCCGTCGCGCATCGTGACGCGCGGCGGATCGAACGCCACGGCGAAACTGTCCAGCGCCCGCACGAGCCCCTGGCCGGTCGCCTTCACGACCGCCTCTTTCAGCGTCCAGATCGCGAAAAACGCCTCGCGGCGCGCGTCGCCGTCCAGGGCGCGGAGCAGCGCGACCTCCTCGGGCGAGAAGAAGCGTTCGGCGACTTTCATGTTGTCGGCGCGACGGTCCGCCGACTCCGCATCGACGCCGATCTCGAGGCCCTCCGTGACCGCCACGGCCGCCATGCCGCGCGTATGCGTCAGGCTGAAGCGCAGATCGCGCGGCGGATCGACGAGATAGGGCTTGCCCCGGGCCGCCGCGGCGAAGCGCCAGTCCTGCGGAGGCCGGTCCGCGCGTTTCGAGAGTTCCGCGCGCAGCAGGGCGTGGGCGGCGACATAAGATCGCCGGTCGTCTTCGAAATGAAAGCGCGCGGCCCGCGCGCGCTCGTCCTCGTCCAGCATCGCGGCGAGCGCCGGCCACTCTTCGGGCGCAACGCCCGAAACCTCCAGCGCCCGGACCGCGACCTTCACGCTCAGGAGACGCCGAGCTTCTTCTGCAAATTGGTGGAAGAGGTCGTGTACTGGAACAAAAGCTTCTTCTCGGGATAGATGTAGCGATGCGCCTTCTGCGCCGCGAGCGCGCCCTCGTGGAACCCCGAGAGAATGAGCTTCAGCTTGCCCGGATAATAATTGATGTCGCCGACCGCGAAGATGCCCGGGTGGCTGGTCTCGAACTTCTCCGTATCGACCGGGATGAGATTCTCGTTGAGATTGAGCCCCCAGTCGGCGACGGGGCCGAGCTTCATGGTGAGGCCGAAGAAGGGCATCAGCCGCTCGCAGGAGAGCTTCTCCTCGGCGCCGTCGTTGCCCTTCAGCGTCGCATGGGTCATCTCGCCGTCGGCGCCCTCGACCGCCGTGATCTGACCGAGCCTGAAGCTGATCTTGCCGGCCGCCACCAGCTCCTGCATCGCCGACACCGAATGCGGCGCGGCGCGGAAGGCGTCGCGGCGATGGACGAGGGTGAGGCTCTTCGCCACGGGCTGAAGGTTCAGCGTCCAGTCGAGCGCCGAATCGCCGCCGCCGACGATCACGACGTCCCTGTCGCGGAAATCCTCCATCCGGCGCACGGCGTAGAAGACCGACTTGCCCTCATAGCTCTCGATGTTCGGGATCGGGGGCTTCTTGGGCTGGAAGGAGCCGCCCCCGGCCGCGACGATCACGACCTTGGCGTGAAAAACCTTGCCCGCGTCGGTGGTGACGCGGAAGGAGGGCTTCTCCGCCGTGCCGAGCGACGTCAGCGTCTCGACCATTTCGTTGAAATGGAAGGTCGGATGGAAGGGTTCGATCTGCTTGAGGAGATTGTCGGTCAGCTCCTGGCCGGTGACGATCGGCAGGCCGGGAATGTCGTAGATCGGCTTCTCGGGATAGAGCTCCGAGCACTGTCCGCCGGCGCGCGGCAGAATATCGATGACATGCGACCTGATGTCGAGCAGTCCCAGTTCGAACACCGCGAAAAGGCCGGCCGGGCCGGCGCCGACGATGACGACATCGGTTTCGATCGCGGCTTCGTTGAGCTGGTTCATGGCGAGATCCTTAACGACTTTCTCAATGGGCGGACAGCGCCGCGCCGCGCCGGTCGGTCGGGGAATCAATCACGAACCGTCGCGAGGGATCGGGGGCGCAGACGTTTGCTATCGCGGGCGCAACCGGCCGACCGGCGGATGCTCGATCCGCCGCGCAAGGTTCGTCTATAGCATTTGTCGGGCGATGCAACACGAATCCGCTGCGGCGGGTTTGCGCCGCAGCCGGAGCGTCAGCCCTGCTGGGCGGGAGTGGTCACCACGAGGCCGTCAAGCTCGGGACGGACCGTGATCTGGCAGCACAGGCGGGAGTTCGGCTTCACGTCGAAGGCGAAGTCGAGCATATCCTCTTCCATCTGCGACGGCTTGCCGGCCTTTTCCGTCCAGTTTTCGTCGACATAGACATGGCAGGTGGCGCAGGCGCAGGCGCCGCCGCATTCTGCGGCGATCTCGGGAATGTCGTTGCGGCGCGCGGTCTCCATCACAGTGGAGCCCACTTCGCCCTCCACCGTGCGCGCCTGACCCTGGGAATCGACGAAGGTGATCTTCACCTTGGTCGGCGCGCCGCCGCCCGGTTCGGCACCGTAGCGGGCCACTGTGTCGTGGAAGTTCATTTTCACCATGACGCCTGTCTCTTCCCTGTGAGATCGCCGGCCGCGCCGGGCCAAGCCGATTTTTCATAGCCCCGACGCAGCCTTGCCCGCCGTTCGGCCGCGTCGGACACAGCTCGATGCTTTGCCGTTCGATTAGCATCCGGCCGTTTGCCGCGCTAGCCCCTTGCGCAACTTGCGTGCAATCGCGGCGGCGGCGCCCGACGAATCCCCGGGGAGGAGCTGCGGACGGGCGCGATTCCCTGTGCAATGCTATCAAGCGCTCAGGTCGACGTTTTGCGAAAAAGTTGAGGCGAACCTGATGAGCGATGTCGCAGTTGCATTCCGCGACGCGGACGGCCCCATGCAGGCCGATCTCCTGCACTGTCTCGATTTCATGAATGGATTGCCGTTCTTCAGGGCCTACAAGGCCAATACATGGGACGCGCTCGAGATAACGGGGAAAAAGCGAATCCTGGATGTCGCCTGTGGCGTGGGCTTCGACGTCATCGAAATGGCTAAACTTTTTCCGCAGGCGGAATTTGTCGGCGTCGACAGGAGCGAAAGTTTTCTCGGCGTCGCGAGATCGAGGGCCGCCCATCTGCCCAACGCCAGCTTTTTCAGCGGCGACGCGGTCCGCCTGTCCTTTCCGGACGATAGTTTCCACGCCGCGAGAATCGATCGGTCGCTTCAGCACATGACGTCCCCCCTCGCCGCGATCGAAGAAATGATTCGCGTGACCCGGTCGGGCGGCCGGATCGTCGCTTCGGAGCCGGATTGGGGAACCTTCTTTTTATTCAACGGCGACGACGAGGCCGGCGCGAGGATGGCGGGAAAATGGCTGGAATCGATCGCCAACCCCCATATGGGGCGGGAAATCGGCCAGCTGTTCGAAAAATCCGGCGTCGAGGAAATCCGCTGGCGCGCGCGGGCGCTCGTCCTGACGCGACTCGACGACGCGAACGTCGTTTTCGATCTGCCCAGATTGAAGAAGAATTGCGTCGCGGCGGGCGTATTGTCCGCGCAGGAAGCAGATGACTGGCAGGCCGCCGCCGAGAGGGCGTCCGGGAAGGGAACTTTTCTCGCCTGTCTGAATATTTTCGAATGCAAGGGGGTGGTTCGGAAGTAGTTACATCCTCCCTCGCGCCCAGACTGCAATTCGCGCCGCCACAGTCGCCGACGCCTCGCCGAGCGCATGGACGGCGGGAGCGCCGGTGTGCTCGGGCGCCGGCGCCTCGGCGGTGAAGAGCTGGGCCGCCCGGGTCGCGCCGTTCGACTCGCTGACGAGCCTCGCCTCGATCTCGACGACGGCGATGCTGCGCGCGACGTCGATCTCGAACCGGCGGATATCGGTCGCAAGCGCGGCTGTCGCGCCGAGGCTGATCTGCCCGGCGGGGACGCCGGCGCGCTGCATGGCCTCGATCAGGCGGTTCTGGAAAAGCCGCGGCAGGCGCTCCGACCAT contains the following coding sequences:
- the rimP gene encoding ribosome maturation factor RimP, giving the protein MTQNDAANIDAPLDEPRLVSETGVAARVAHLAEPVLAQLGFRLVRVRLLQQNGQTLQIMAERPDGTMTIDDCEAASQALSPELDVADVIANEYRLEISSPGVDRPLVRVSDFARAVGHEARIELTHPVESGRKRFRGVIQAVEGEGRNAKLTLERLDARSDEEKTVVLPLADLDEGKLMLTEALIRESLRAGKLQQAAGEEEDAADEDERPRRGPGRFRGPNRQKPKPLVPAGVQTQFKKGGGPTKPRATRSEGD
- a CDS encoding DUF6494 family protein gives rise to the protein MDEDFFNMAVRKFLKEVGVTSQREIERVVREHDIPGGKLKLRMTLQADGTPLRHIVETEIDVR
- a CDS encoding 4'-phosphopantetheinyl transferase superfamily protein — encoded protein: MKVAVRALEVSGVAPEEWPALAAMLDEDERARAARFHFEDDRRSYVAAHALLRAELSKRADRPPQDWRFAAAARGKPYLVDPPRDLRFSLTHTRGMAAVAVTEGLEIGVDAESADRRADNMKVAERFFSPEEVALLRALDGDARREAFFAIWTLKEAVVKATGQGLVRALDSFAVAFDPPRVTMRDGSAQNWSAAHWRRGLFHFAVAAQCVDAKATFEERDAAALLRHAD
- a CDS encoding NAD(P)/FAD-dependent oxidoreductase; the protein is MNQLNEAAIETDVVIVGAGPAGLFAVFELGLLDIRSHVIDILPRAGGQCSELYPEKPIYDIPGLPIVTGQELTDNLLKQIEPFHPTFHFNEMVETLTSLGTAEKPSFRVTTDAGKVFHAKVVIVAAGGGSFQPKKPPIPNIESYEGKSVFYAVRRMEDFRDRDVVIVGGGDSALDWTLNLQPVAKSLTLVHRRDAFRAAPHSVSAMQELVAAGKISFRLGQITAVEGADGEMTHATLKGNDGAEEKLSCERLMPFFGLTMKLGPVADWGLNLNENLIPVDTEKFETSHPGIFAVGDINYYPGKLKLILSGFHEGALAAQKAHRYIYPEKKLLFQYTTSSTNLQKKLGVS
- a CDS encoding 2Fe-2S iron-sulfur cluster-binding protein; its protein translation is MVKMNFHDTVARYGAEPGGGAPTKVKITFVDSQGQARTVEGEVGSTVMETARRNDIPEIAAECGGACACATCHVYVDENWTEKAGKPSQMEEDMLDFAFDVKPNSRLCCQITVRPELDGLVVTTPAQQG
- a CDS encoding methyltransferase domain-containing protein → MSDVAVAFRDADGPMQADLLHCLDFMNGLPFFRAYKANTWDALEITGKKRILDVACGVGFDVIEMAKLFPQAEFVGVDRSESFLGVARSRAAHLPNASFFSGDAVRLSFPDDSFHAARIDRSLQHMTSPLAAIEEMIRVTRSGGRIVASEPDWGTFFLFNGDDEAGARMAGKWLESIANPHMGREIGQLFEKSGVEEIRWRARALVLTRLDDANVVFDLPRLKKNCVAAGVLSAQEADDWQAAAERASGKGTFLACLNIFECKGVVRK
- a CDS encoding ABC-type transport auxiliary lipoprotein family protein, coding for MARRNGPHVKTGRRGGMEIEGFSTARGGAVGALVLFALALAGCAQPPRQTFDLAGAVSAARAAPLRSGPALIVREPAAVQPTGSDRVVVRDVDGSVSVLPGVQWSERLPRLFQNRLIEAMQRAGVPAGQISLGATAALATDIRRFEIDVARSIAVVEIEARLVSESNGATRAAQLFTAEAPAPEHTGAPAVHALGEASATVAARIAVWARGRM